The Candidatus Eisenbacteria bacterium genome includes a region encoding these proteins:
- a CDS encoding VWA domain-containing protein, producing MRFAEPWYLLLLVPFALVWLWAARRRVWKTPELPISSARHLPSSGGPRVLLAKAAPALLPLATFLILLAASRPQAGRAMREVVSEGIDILLAIDVSGSMRCEDFRPQNRLYVAKAVAKDFIRGRAQDRIGLVAFAGRSELISPLTLDYEGLTALIDGIDFGMLPDGTAVGSAIAHGALRLREAKGKSRVLILLTDGINNAGPVDPVTAARLAAAVGVRTYAVGAGTLGQAPYPVDDPVLGRHYVWVRSDVDEPTLRAVASITGGRYFRATSAELLARVYRDIDAMEPSQVETRSYTQWAELGPALLGTGSALLVLDLLLGAFVLRRYP from the coding sequence GTGCGATTCGCCGAGCCCTGGTATCTCCTCCTCCTCGTCCCGTTCGCGCTCGTGTGGCTCTGGGCCGCCCGGCGGCGGGTCTGGAAGACGCCTGAGCTTCCCATTTCCTCCGCGCGGCACCTCCCGTCGTCGGGAGGGCCGCGCGTCCTGCTCGCGAAGGCCGCGCCCGCGCTCCTTCCGCTCGCGACGTTCCTGATCCTCCTCGCCGCGTCGCGCCCTCAGGCGGGGCGGGCGATGCGCGAGGTGGTGAGCGAGGGAATCGACATCCTCCTCGCGATCGACGTCTCGGGGAGCATGCGATGCGAGGACTTCCGGCCGCAGAACCGGCTCTACGTGGCCAAGGCGGTCGCCAAGGACTTCATCCGGGGACGGGCGCAGGACCGGATCGGGCTCGTGGCGTTCGCCGGGCGGAGCGAGCTCATCTCGCCGCTCACGCTGGACTACGAAGGGCTCACGGCGCTCATCGACGGCATCGATTTCGGCATGCTGCCGGACGGCACCGCGGTCGGGAGCGCGATCGCGCACGGAGCCCTCCGGCTGCGCGAGGCGAAGGGGAAGAGCCGCGTCCTGATCCTCCTCACGGACGGGATCAACAACGCGGGCCCGGTCGATCCGGTGACGGCGGCGCGCCTCGCGGCCGCGGTCGGCGTGCGGACGTACGCCGTCGGCGCCGGAACGCTGGGACAGGCCCCGTATCCCGTCGACGATCCCGTGCTCGGGCGTCACTACGTCTGGGTGCGATCCGACGTGGACGAGCCCACCCTCCGGGCGGTGGCGTCGATCACGGGCGGGCGGTACTTCCGCGCGACGAGCGCCGAGCTCCTGGCGCGGGTCTATCGCGACATCGACGCGATGGAACCCTCGCAGGTGGAGACGCGTTCGTACACGCAGTGGGCCGAGCTGGGTCCCGCGCTTCTCGGCACGGGCTCGGCCCTTCTCGTCCTGGACCTTCTGCTCGGCGCGTTCGTCCTGCGCCGCTATCCCTAG